A region from the Nocardioides exalbidus genome encodes:
- a CDS encoding DUF1295 domain-containing protein: protein MIQVLVALLAAAGVMGVTAAVSKRQDRVAVVDVAWGSSFVAIAIVLALVWPDGHSWLLALLVTIWGGRLAWHIARRSHGAGEDPRYEKMLGGPGWHAGAAKVVVRVFLTQAVVAFIISAPLQAAAIADVQWWPVVWLGVLVWAVGLFFEVVGDRQLAAYKAKPRESRPKILDTGLWGWTRHPNYFGDACVWWGLWIAGAVSLGWVPGLVTVFAPIAMTFFIRNVTGAKLLEQTMSQREGWSEYADRVPLFFPRPPRR, encoded by the coding sequence GTGATCCAGGTGCTCGTCGCGCTGCTCGCCGCCGCCGGCGTCATGGGGGTGACGGCGGCGGTGAGCAAGCGGCAGGACCGCGTCGCGGTCGTCGACGTCGCCTGGGGGTCGTCCTTCGTCGCGATCGCGATCGTGCTGGCGCTCGTCTGGCCCGACGGCCACTCGTGGCTGCTCGCCCTCCTCGTCACGATCTGGGGCGGGCGGCTGGCTTGGCACATCGCGCGCCGCTCGCACGGCGCCGGCGAGGACCCGCGCTACGAGAAGATGCTCGGCGGTCCCGGCTGGCACGCCGGGGCGGCGAAGGTCGTCGTCCGCGTCTTCCTCACCCAGGCCGTCGTCGCCTTCATCATCTCCGCGCCGCTCCAGGCGGCCGCCATCGCGGACGTGCAGTGGTGGCCCGTGGTCTGGCTCGGCGTGCTCGTCTGGGCCGTCGGCCTGTTCTTCGAGGTCGTCGGCGACCGGCAGCTCGCGGCCTACAAGGCGAAGCCGCGCGAGTCCCGGCCGAAGATCCTCGACACCGGCCTGTGGGGCTGGACCCGCCACCCGAACTACTTCGGCGACGCGTGCGTGTGGTGGGGCCTCTGGATCGCCGGCGCCGTGTCGCTGGGCTGGGTCCCGGGCCTGGTCACCGTCTTCGCGCCGATCGCGATGACCTTCTTCATCCGCAACGTGACCGGCGCCAAGCTGCTCGAGCAGACGATGTCGCAGCGCGAGGGCTGGAGCGAGTACGCCGACCGCGTCCCGCTGTTCTTCCCCCGCCCGCCGCGGCGCTGA
- a CDS encoding fasciclin domain-containing protein produces MNTKLRTRTLGIAAIALTASMSLAACGSDSDTDSTASDTTSSSPSESASETPSETTSETPAADDAPFGPGCAGVPTSGEGSVEGMADDPVATAASNNPLLKTLVAAVTEAGLVDTLNSAENLTVFAPTDDAFAAIPKKDLNALLKDKEMLTTVLTHHVIGERLSPADLAGEHETLAGDMLTVDGSGEDFTIGDASVVCGNVQTANATVYVVDQVLMPEM; encoded by the coding sequence ATGAACACCAAGCTCCGCACCCGCACCCTGGGTATCGCCGCGATCGCCCTGACCGCCTCCATGAGCCTGGCGGCATGTGGCAGCGACTCGGACACCGACAGCACCGCGTCCGACACGACCAGCTCGTCGCCCTCCGAGTCCGCCTCGGAGACGCCGTCGGAGACCACCTCCGAGACGCCTGCGGCCGACGACGCCCCCTTCGGCCCCGGCTGCGCCGGCGTCCCCACCTCCGGTGAGGGCTCCGTCGAGGGCATGGCCGACGACCCGGTCGCGACCGCCGCCTCGAACAACCCGCTCCTCAAGACGCTCGTCGCCGCGGTGACCGAGGCCGGCCTCGTCGACACCCTCAACTCGGCCGAGAACCTGACGGTCTTCGCCCCGACCGACGACGCCTTCGCCGCGATCCCGAAGAAGGACCTCAACGCCCTTCTCAAGGACAAGGAGATGCTGACCACCGTCCTCACGCACCACGTGATCGGTGAGCGCCTCAGCCCGGCCGACCTCGCGGGCGAGCACGAGACGCTGGCCGGCGACATGCTGACCGTCGACGGCTCGGGCGAGGACTTCACCATCGGTGACGCCTCCGTCGTCTGCGGCAACGTGCAGACCGCCAACGCGACCGTCTACGTCGTCGACCAGGTCCTGATGCCGGAGATGTGA
- a CDS encoding anti-sigma factor has product MSDLHKLTGAYAVDALDELERARFERHLAECEDCRTEVAELQETAALLSQSTAVAPPASLRDSVLAGISQVRPLPPVVPEPVATTPSTARHRFPLLVAAALVLIAGFGAVVWQPWSTPAPQISAAEQVLTAGDAQHVSVKIGDSKATVTRSKERDGAVIVTENMQAAPSGKDYELWLMAPDGTFSPAGLMSDDADQTQLLEGSAADAAAVGITIEPDGGSEQPTSDPIALFDLESA; this is encoded by the coding sequence ATGAGCGATCTGCACAAGCTCACGGGCGCCTATGCCGTGGACGCCCTCGACGAGCTCGAGCGTGCCCGCTTCGAGCGGCACCTCGCCGAGTGCGAGGACTGCCGCACCGAGGTCGCAGAGCTCCAGGAGACGGCAGCCCTGCTGTCGCAGTCCACGGCGGTCGCACCGCCGGCGTCGCTGCGCGACTCCGTGCTCGCCGGGATCTCCCAGGTCCGCCCCCTGCCTCCCGTCGTACCCGAGCCGGTCGCCACCACGCCCTCGACGGCACGCCACCGCTTCCCTCTTCTCGTGGCTGCCGCCCTGGTCCTGATTGCCGGCTTCGGTGCCGTCGTGTGGCAGCCTTGGTCCACCCCGGCACCGCAGATCAGCGCCGCCGAGCAGGTCCTCACCGCCGGCGACGCGCAGCACGTGTCCGTGAAGATCGGTGACAGCAAGGCCACCGTGACCCGCTCGAAGGAGCGCGACGGAGCCGTCATCGTCACCGAGAACATGCAGGCCGCGCCCTCGGGCAAGGACTACGAGCTGTGGCTGATGGCCCCCGACGGGACCTTCTCGCCCGCCGGCCTCATGTCCGACGACGCGGACCAGACCCAGCTCCTCGAGGGCTCAGCGGCGGATGCCGCTGCCGTCGGCATCACGATCGAGCCCGACGGGGGGTCCGAGCAGCCGACGTCCGACCCGATCGCCCTGTTCGACCTGGAATCAGCATGA
- a CDS encoding enoyl-CoA hydratase-related protein encodes MSDDPAELVTYDVDDAVATITLDSPANRNALSKRLVTGLLGHLERAGADEAVRVVLVQSSGKVFCSGADLTEASTEGMEVGARRIVDLQRLIATLDKPVVTKNLGAVRAGGIGIIAAADIAISADDATFALTEVKLGLAAAIISLTVHHRMNPRAAALTTLGGEVFTGAEAAAYGLVTKAVPADALDDEVAAVCASLATGAAQGLRESKRILNRDLVARIDALGEEMATTSARLFASDEAREAMTAFLSRPR; translated from the coding sequence ATGAGCGACGACCCCGCAGAGCTGGTCACCTACGACGTGGACGACGCGGTCGCCACGATCACCCTCGACAGCCCGGCCAACCGCAACGCGCTGAGCAAGCGGCTGGTGACCGGGCTCCTCGGCCACCTCGAGCGGGCCGGTGCCGACGAGGCCGTGCGCGTGGTGCTGGTGCAGAGCTCCGGCAAGGTCTTCTGCTCGGGGGCCGACCTCACCGAGGCGAGCACCGAGGGCATGGAGGTGGGGGCGCGCCGGATCGTCGACCTGCAGCGGCTGATCGCCACCCTCGACAAGCCCGTCGTCACCAAGAACCTCGGCGCCGTCCGTGCCGGCGGCATCGGCATCATCGCCGCCGCCGACATCGCGATCAGCGCCGACGACGCGACCTTCGCCCTCACCGAGGTCAAGCTCGGACTGGCCGCCGCGATCATCAGCCTGACCGTGCACCACCGGATGAACCCGCGCGCTGCTGCCCTGACCACCCTCGGCGGTGAGGTGTTCACCGGCGCCGAGGCCGCGGCGTACGGACTGGTGACGAAGGCCGTGCCGGCCGACGCCCTCGACGACGAGGTCGCCGCCGTCTGCGCGAGCCTCGCCACCGGGGCCGCCCAGGGGCTGCGCGAGTCCAAGCGGATCCTCAACCGCGACCTGGTCGCCCGCATCGACGCCCTCGGGGAGGAGATGGCCACGACCAGTGCACGGCTCTTCGCCAGCGACGAGGCCCGTGAGGCGATGACCGCCTTCCTGTCCCGGCCCCGCTGA
- a CDS encoding SAM-dependent methyltransferase: MTLDKTRPDRAQNPNPSQGVPPLEQLRRGPRTAISAAVAKRLFHAAVGRLAVTVVDEPSGKTYGRGGPTMRLHRPDEFYARLGRDGLIGFGEAYLTGAWDAEDLAGFLTVPAARMATLIPEPLQRLRAFVTPRLPDHHRSTEANSQANISHHYDLSNDLYALFLDETLSYSSALFDTSTVTAGIGPGSVGDHLVATPPEPSDRPDPTQHNVDLAEAQGRKIERLLDEAGVTAGTRVLEIGTGWGELAIRAARRGATIHSITLSVEQLELAQERIAAAGFADQCRLELMDYRALGADGAQYDAVLSVEMIEAVGAEFWGTYFETIDRVLAPGGKVAIQAITMPHDRMLATRDGETWINKYIFPGGFLPSVEVIDQITRDDTSLRLTGQLEMGSHYAETLRRWDRRFLAQADAVQALGFDDVFLRVWHFYLSYSQAGFASGYINVSQLTFTRENQQENP, encoded by the coding sequence GTGACTCTCGACAAGACGCGGCCCGACCGCGCCCAGAACCCCAACCCGAGCCAGGGCGTCCCTCCGCTCGAGCAGCTGCGCCGGGGCCCCCGCACCGCGATCTCGGCGGCCGTCGCGAAGCGGCTCTTCCACGCCGCCGTCGGCCGCCTCGCCGTCACCGTCGTCGACGAGCCCAGCGGGAAGACCTACGGCCGGGGCGGCCCGACCATGCGGCTGCACCGGCCCGACGAGTTCTACGCGCGGCTCGGCCGCGACGGCCTCATCGGCTTCGGCGAGGCCTACCTCACCGGTGCGTGGGACGCCGAGGACCTCGCCGGCTTCCTCACCGTGCCGGCCGCGCGGATGGCGACCCTGATCCCCGAGCCGCTGCAGAGGCTGCGCGCCTTCGTGACGCCCCGCCTGCCCGACCACCACCGGAGCACCGAGGCCAACAGCCAGGCCAACATCTCGCACCACTACGACCTGTCCAACGACCTCTACGCGCTCTTCCTCGACGAGACGCTGAGCTACTCCTCCGCGCTCTTCGACACCTCCACGGTCACTGCGGGGATCGGCCCCGGCTCCGTCGGCGACCACCTCGTGGCCACGCCGCCCGAGCCCAGCGACCGCCCGGACCCCACCCAGCACAACGTCGACCTCGCCGAGGCGCAGGGCCGCAAGATCGAGCGGCTGCTCGACGAGGCCGGCGTCACCGCGGGCACCCGCGTGCTCGAGATCGGCACCGGCTGGGGCGAGCTCGCCATCCGTGCGGCCCGACGCGGCGCGACCATCCACTCGATCACGCTCTCGGTCGAGCAGCTGGAGCTGGCGCAGGAGCGCATCGCCGCCGCCGGCTTCGCCGACCAGTGCCGCCTCGAGCTGATGGACTACCGCGCGCTCGGCGCCGACGGGGCGCAGTACGACGCCGTGCTGTCGGTCGAGATGATCGAGGCCGTGGGCGCCGAGTTCTGGGGCACCTACTTCGAGACCATCGACCGGGTGCTCGCGCCCGGCGGCAAGGTCGCGATCCAGGCGATCACCATGCCCCACGACCGGATGCTCGCCACCCGCGACGGCGAGACCTGGATCAACAAGTACATCTTCCCCGGCGGCTTCCTGCCCAGCGTCGAGGTGATCGACCAGATCACCCGCGACGACACCTCGCTGCGCCTCACCGGCCAGCTCGAGATGGGCAGCCACTACGCCGAGACCCTGCGGCGGTGGGACCGCCGCTTCCTCGCGCAGGCCGACGCCGTGCAGGCGCTCGGCTTCGACGACGTGTTCCTGCGGGTGTGGCACTTCTACCTGTCCTACTCGCAGGCCGGCTTCGCCAGCGGCTACATCAACGTCTCGCAGCTCACCTTCACCCGCGAGAACCAGCAGGAGAACCCGTGA
- a CDS encoding molybdopterin-dependent oxidoreductase — MQTPGTRSIWHVLRHAAYGVLATLVGLAAAHLVAAFTVPAASPVLAVGSTVIDLTPTPLKEFAIRQFGTADKLVLTGSVTIVVLLLAALAGVVARKRETVGLLIIVGLAGIAGVLAVLRPSSGPLDLLPALIAAIVGATSLWWLHRVDGRAGTGTSDRADGPTRRGVVLATGGLAAAAVTMGALGRWVTSYRLGGTDIALPKATDPAPAFPQGLEAKYSGISPLQTPNADFYRVDTRLTVPAVDVDSWTLTIDGDVDQEVTLTFDDLAAMDVVERDITLTCVSNDVGGPYVGSARWLGVPLKDILDKAGIDATKADQILSTDVDGMTISTPLDVALDGRDAIIAVGMNGEALPREHGFPARMVVPGLYGFVSACKWITRMTLTTYDAEQAYWTERKWAIDAPIKISSRIDTPKPLSSSDAGKVIIGGVAWAQGVGIEKVEVRIDGEAWQPATLGQQVTNDYWRQWFLEWDAKPGQHFVACRATNKDGDVQTDVRMTPFPEGSSGIQEISLNVS; from the coding sequence ATGCAGACCCCCGGCACGCGATCGATCTGGCACGTCCTCCGTCATGCGGCGTACGGCGTGCTGGCGACCCTGGTCGGGCTCGCGGCCGCCCACCTCGTCGCGGCCTTCACCGTCCCGGCGGCCTCGCCGGTGCTGGCGGTTGGCTCGACGGTCATCGACCTGACGCCGACGCCGCTGAAGGAGTTCGCGATCCGGCAGTTCGGCACCGCCGACAAGCTGGTGCTGACCGGCTCGGTCACGATCGTCGTGCTGCTCCTCGCCGCGCTCGCGGGCGTCGTCGCCCGCAAGCGCGAGACGGTCGGTCTGCTCATCATCGTGGGCCTCGCCGGCATCGCCGGCGTGCTCGCCGTCCTGCGTCCCTCCTCGGGACCGCTGGACCTCCTGCCCGCACTGATCGCCGCGATCGTGGGTGCCACCTCGTTGTGGTGGCTCCACCGGGTCGACGGCCGGGCAGGCACGGGGACGTCGGACAGGGCCGACGGACCCACTCGGCGCGGGGTCGTGCTGGCCACCGGCGGTCTCGCCGCGGCTGCAGTGACCATGGGGGCGCTCGGACGCTGGGTGACGTCGTACCGCCTCGGCGGCACCGACATCGCACTGCCGAAGGCCACCGACCCCGCGCCGGCATTCCCCCAGGGCCTCGAGGCGAAGTACAGCGGCATCTCGCCCCTGCAGACGCCCAACGCCGACTTCTACCGGGTCGACACCCGCCTCACGGTGCCGGCGGTCGACGTCGACTCCTGGACGCTGACCATCGACGGCGACGTGGACCAGGAGGTCACCCTGACCTTCGACGACCTCGCCGCGATGGACGTCGTCGAGCGCGACATCACCCTCACCTGCGTCTCCAACGACGTCGGCGGACCCTACGTCGGCTCCGCGCGCTGGCTCGGCGTGCCTCTCAAAGACATCCTCGACAAGGCCGGGATCGATGCGACCAAGGCGGACCAGATCCTCTCCACCGACGTGGACGGCATGACGATCTCGACGCCGCTCGACGTGGCGCTCGACGGGCGCGACGCGATCATCGCGGTCGGCATGAACGGCGAGGCCCTGCCGCGCGAGCACGGCTTCCCGGCACGCATGGTCGTGCCCGGCCTCTACGGCTTCGTCAGCGCGTGCAAGTGGATCACCCGGATGACGCTGACGACCTACGACGCCGAGCAGGCCTACTGGACCGAGCGCAAGTGGGCGATCGACGCACCGATCAAGATCTCGAGCCGGATCGACACCCCGAAGCCGCTCTCCAGCAGCGACGCCGGCAAGGTCATCATCGGCGGCGTCGCCTGGGCGCAGGGCGTCGGCATCGAGAAGGTCGAGGTCCGCATCGACGGCGAGGCGTGGCAGCCCGCGACCCTCGGCCAGCAGGTCACCAACGACTACTGGCGCCAGTGGTTCCTCGAGTGGGACGCCAAGCCCGGCCAGCACTTCGTCGCCTGCCGTGCCACGAACAAGGACGGCGACGTGCAGACCGACGTCCGGATGACGCCGTTCCCCGAGGGCTCCTCGGGCATCCAGGAGATCTCGCTCAACGTGAGCTGA
- the sigK gene encoding ECF RNA polymerase sigma factor SigK, with product MADVDHVRPVPDGAPQEKIQGAPSGGDAPRLAELLSRAALGDETAFAAFYDATSARAYGLALRVVRNPAHAEEVTQEAYLDAWRSSTRYDAERGSAAGWLLTIVHRKAVDRVRSVEAATARDESWNRDTTPVDHDQTAESAHASLDATRVRNAVATLTDVQRRAVELAYFGGYTHTEVATLLDVPLGTAKTRIRDGLIRLRDLMGVAS from the coding sequence ATGGCTGACGTGGACCACGTGAGGCCCGTACCGGACGGGGCGCCCCAGGAGAAGATCCAGGGCGCCCCGTCCGGGGGCGATGCACCGAGGCTGGCCGAGCTCCTGAGCCGTGCCGCCCTCGGCGACGAGACCGCCTTCGCCGCGTTCTACGACGCGACCTCGGCTCGCGCCTACGGCCTCGCGCTCCGCGTGGTCCGCAACCCGGCCCACGCGGAGGAGGTCACGCAGGAGGCCTACCTCGACGCGTGGCGCTCCAGCACGAGGTACGACGCCGAGCGCGGCAGCGCGGCCGGCTGGCTCCTCACCATCGTCCACCGCAAGGCCGTCGACCGGGTCCGCTCGGTCGAGGCGGCCACGGCCCGCGACGAGAGCTGGAACCGCGACACCACCCCGGTCGACCACGACCAGACCGCCGAGTCGGCCCACGCGTCCCTGGACGCCACCCGGGTCCGCAACGCGGTCGCCACCCTCACCGACGTCCAACGGCGAGCCGTCGAGCTCGCCTACTTCGGTGGCTACACCCACACGGAAGTGGCCACCCTGCTCGACGTCCCGCTCGGGACGGCCAAGACTCGAATACGCGACGGACTGATCCGCCTGCGAGACCTGATGGGAGTTGCCTCATGA
- a CDS encoding FAD-dependent oxidoreductase — MIESGQRRVAVVGSGVAGLTAAWIASRTAHVTLYEADDRLGGHADTHRVSTPEGELAIDTGFIVHNRRTYPTLLRLFAELGVETQPSEMSLSVSDAGTGVEYAGALGAKGLFAQRSSLASRDHWRMLLEIPRFHRRARALLATSSDDGGGDGDDQTLREFLRDGGFTPGFVRHFMEPLVAAVWSCDPSTSLDYPARYLFTFLEHHGMLGVFGSPEWRTVSGGSVQYVAKVGAGLQEVRLDTKVTSVRELADRVEVTDGSGATTAYDALVIATHPSHALAMLEEPTDLQREVLSALPYSHNPALLHTDTSLLPSAEGARASWNFFRPADDNGAVTVTYDLTRLQRLPTDTHYLVTLGGEDLVDPAKIIDRMDYEHPLYTPESVAASRRLPEINTDRIAFAGAYHGWGFHEDGARSGLVAATHLDLPWVRTTHAVPQPGRFETVIRHTRRTPFRRTFEHRSTFWLVDVDDLPSHGVLASFEARDHLGSPDRSLRHNVEAFLDRHDVSLGTGGGTILMAAQPRSLGYAFNPISVFWCFDDDGAQAAVVVEVHNTYGDRHAYLVHPDEQGRAQTDKAMYVSPFHGTDGAYDVAVPIPTDRLHVAVTLRGHDNGGSAPFSASLTGTRSDVPVRRTLGAALRGSALIRAHGIWLWARRLPIRPRPTHSQEGVK, encoded by the coding sequence ATGATCGAGTCCGGACAGCGACGGGTCGCCGTCGTCGGGTCCGGCGTGGCCGGCCTGACGGCCGCGTGGATCGCCTCGCGCACCGCGCACGTCACGCTCTACGAGGCCGACGACCGCCTCGGCGGTCACGCCGACACCCACCGGGTCTCCACGCCCGAGGGCGAGCTGGCGATCGACACCGGCTTCATCGTGCACAACCGTCGTACCTATCCCACGCTGCTGCGCCTCTTCGCCGAGCTCGGCGTCGAGACCCAGCCGTCGGAGATGTCGCTGTCGGTCAGCGACGCCGGCACCGGGGTGGAGTACGCCGGTGCCCTCGGAGCCAAGGGCCTCTTCGCCCAGCGCTCGTCCCTCGCCTCGCGCGACCACTGGCGGATGCTGCTGGAGATCCCGCGCTTCCACCGCCGCGCCAGGGCCCTGCTCGCCACCTCCTCCGACGACGGCGGCGGCGATGGCGACGACCAGACGCTGCGCGAGTTCCTGCGCGACGGCGGCTTCACGCCGGGGTTCGTGCGGCACTTCATGGAGCCGCTCGTCGCGGCCGTGTGGTCGTGCGACCCCTCGACCTCGCTCGACTACCCCGCGCGCTACCTCTTCACCTTCCTCGAGCACCACGGCATGCTCGGCGTCTTCGGCTCGCCCGAGTGGCGCACCGTGAGCGGCGGCTCGGTGCAGTACGTCGCCAAGGTCGGCGCGGGCCTGCAGGAGGTCCGGCTGGACACCAAGGTGACGTCGGTGCGCGAGCTCGCCGACCGGGTCGAGGTGACCGACGGGAGCGGCGCCACGACGGCGTACGACGCCCTGGTCATCGCCACCCACCCCTCGCACGCGCTCGCGATGCTCGAGGAGCCGACGGACCTGCAGCGCGAGGTGCTCTCCGCGCTGCCCTACAGCCACAACCCGGCGCTGCTGCACACCGACACCTCCCTGCTGCCGAGCGCCGAGGGGGCGCGGGCGTCGTGGAACTTCTTCCGCCCCGCTGACGACAACGGCGCGGTCACCGTCACCTACGACCTCACCCGGCTCCAGCGCCTCCCCACCGACACCCACTACCTCGTGACGCTCGGCGGCGAGGACCTCGTCGACCCCGCGAAGATCATCGACCGGATGGACTACGAGCACCCGCTCTACACCCCCGAGTCCGTCGCCGCCTCGCGCCGGCTGCCGGAGATCAACACCGACCGGATCGCCTTCGCCGGGGCCTACCACGGCTGGGGCTTCCACGAGGACGGTGCGCGCTCGGGCCTGGTGGCCGCGACGCATCTCGACCTGCCGTGGGTCCGCACGACGCACGCGGTCCCGCAGCCCGGTCGCTTCGAGACCGTCATCCGCCACACCCGTCGTACGCCCTTCAGGCGGACCTTCGAGCACCGCTCGACCTTCTGGCTCGTCGACGTGGACGACCTCCCGTCCCACGGGGTCCTCGCCAGCTTCGAGGCCCGTGACCACCTCGGCTCGCCCGACCGGAGCCTGCGGCACAACGTCGAGGCGTTCCTCGACCGGCACGACGTCTCGCTCGGCACGGGCGGCGGCACGATCCTGATGGCCGCCCAGCCCCGCTCGCTGGGCTACGCCTTCAACCCCATCAGCGTCTTCTGGTGCTTCGACGACGACGGCGCCCAGGCCGCCGTGGTGGTCGAGGTGCACAACACCTACGGCGACCGCCACGCCTACCTCGTCCACCCCGACGAGCAGGGCCGCGCGCAGACCGACAAGGCGATGTACGTCTCGCCGTTCCACGGCACCGACGGCGCGTACGACGTCGCCGTCCCCATCCCGACCGACCGACTGCACGTCGCGGTGACCCTCCGGGGTCACGACAACGGTGGCTCGGCGCCCTTCAGCGCCAGCCTGACCGGCACCCGCAGCGACGTCCCCGTCCGCAGGACCCTCGGCGCCGCGCTGCGTGGCAGCGCGCTGATCCGGGCACACGGCATCTGGCTGTGGGCGCGGCGGTTGCCGATCCGTCCCCGACCGACCCACTCCCAGGAGGGCGTGAAGTGA
- a CDS encoding helix-turn-helix domain-containing protein, which produces MELSAREDTNRRMLRARDEMDRRYAEPLDVPTLAAIAHLSASQFGRVFKEVYGETPHRYLQRRRVERAMTLLRQTDRPITDVAWDVGFASLGTFSRTFSNIVGCSPSEFRAQHPPIAVPSCFIAAWTRPRTSSSAGTVVSEKREEVGAE; this is translated from the coding sequence GTGGAGCTCAGCGCGCGCGAGGACACCAACCGCCGGATGCTGCGCGCCCGCGACGAGATGGACCGGCGCTACGCCGAGCCCCTCGACGTGCCGACACTGGCGGCGATCGCGCACCTGTCCGCCTCGCAGTTCGGGCGGGTGTTCAAGGAGGTCTACGGCGAGACCCCGCACCGCTACCTCCAGCGCCGCCGCGTCGAGCGGGCGATGACGCTGCTGCGCCAGACCGACCGGCCGATCACCGACGTCGCCTGGGACGTCGGCTTCGCCAGCCTCGGCACCTTCAGCCGCACGTTCAGCAACATCGTCGGCTGCTCGCCCAGCGAGTTCCGCGCCCAGCACCCGCCGATCGCCGTGCCGTCGTGCTTCATCGCGGCGTGGACGCGGCCGCGCACGTCGTCCTCGGCGGGGACAGTCGTTTCGGAGAAGCGGGAGGAGGTCGGCGCCGAATAG
- a CDS encoding SAM-dependent methyltransferase, with translation MTQTAQRITSHEGVAPQLAEAVRPFIGGDLPVRLEAWDGSVAGPEDGPLVVLRSPDALRRLLWHPGELGAAQAYVTGELDVPEQDGWDLSAALTHAFAVGRERGLSGVRLSPRALVDAIRTAAGLGALGRPPAPPASQAQIKGKLHSLARDRSSISHHYDLSNEFYSLILEPQMAYSCGYHATPDVPLEEAQRAKLDLVCTKLGLEPGMRMLDVGCGWGSLSLHAAEHFGAQVTGVTIAAEQKKFIDARIAERGLQDRVEIRLQDYREVPERDHFDAVGSLEMGEHVGAGNYPTYVEVLRRAVKPGGRVLVQQMSRQGVGGGKHPGGGPFIESFIAPDMTMRPVGETVDLIESGGLEVRDVHALREHYVLTVAGWMENFEANIERLTELVGEEVVRVWRLYLVGGALAFRDGRMGVDQILSVRPGAAHTLPAVRTW, from the coding sequence GTGACCCAGACCGCCCAGCGGATCACCTCGCACGAGGGCGTCGCCCCGCAGCTCGCCGAGGCCGTCCGTCCCTTCATCGGTGGCGACCTGCCGGTCCGGCTGGAGGCCTGGGACGGCTCGGTCGCCGGTCCCGAGGACGGCCCGCTCGTGGTGCTCCGCTCCCCCGACGCGCTGCGCCGGCTGCTCTGGCACCCGGGCGAGCTGGGCGCTGCCCAGGCCTACGTCACCGGCGAGCTCGACGTGCCCGAGCAGGACGGCTGGGACCTCTCGGCCGCACTCACGCACGCCTTCGCCGTGGGCAGGGAGCGCGGCCTGTCCGGCGTACGCCTCTCGCCCCGCGCGCTCGTCGACGCGATCCGCACCGCCGCCGGCCTCGGCGCGCTCGGCCGCCCGCCCGCCCCACCGGCATCGCAGGCGCAGATCAAGGGCAAGCTCCACAGCCTGGCCCGCGACCGGTCGTCGATCAGCCACCACTACGACCTCTCCAACGAGTTCTACTCGCTGATCCTCGAGCCGCAGATGGCCTACAGCTGCGGCTACCACGCGACGCCCGACGTCCCGCTCGAGGAGGCGCAGCGCGCCAAGCTCGACCTGGTCTGCACCAAGCTCGGCCTGGAGCCCGGCATGCGGATGCTCGACGTCGGTTGCGGCTGGGGCTCGCTGTCCCTGCACGCGGCCGAGCACTTCGGGGCGCAGGTCACCGGGGTCACGATCGCGGCGGAGCAGAAGAAGTTCATCGACGCCCGCATCGCCGAGCGCGGCCTGCAGGACCGGGTCGAGATCCGGCTGCAGGACTACCGCGAGGTGCCCGAGCGCGACCACTTCGACGCCGTCGGTTCGCTCGAGATGGGCGAGCACGTCGGCGCGGGCAACTACCCGACCTACGTCGAGGTGCTCCGTCGTGCGGTGAAGCCGGGCGGCCGGGTGCTCGTCCAGCAGATGTCGCGCCAGGGCGTCGGCGGCGGCAAGCACCCCGGCGGCGGCCCGTTCATCGAGTCGTTCATCGCCCCCGACATGACGATGCGACCGGTCGGCGAGACCGTCGACCTCATCGAGTCCGGCGGCCTCGAGGTCCGCGACGTGCACGCGCTCCGCGAGCACTACGTCCTCACCGTGGCCGGCTGGATGGAGAACTTCGAGGCCAACATCGAGCGCCTCACCGAGCTCGTCGGCGAGGAGGTGGTCCGCGTCTGGCGGCTCTACCTCGTCGGAGGGGCGCTCGCCTTCCGCGACGGCCGGATGGGCGTCGACCAGATCCTCTCCGTGCGTCCGGGTGCCGCCCACACCCTCCCGGCCGTGAGGACCTGGTGA